Proteins co-encoded in one Halorussus lipolyticus genomic window:
- a CDS encoding DUF4013 domain-containing protein yields the protein MFREALTYPVRGDHETLLVGVILSLAVGLLARLGVLALLAVVPVVLLAGYALAVVRATAESGGSTASLREDSPPRFGDFRALAGDGLRALVVAGSFLLVPAVGLAVTVRGAAAGGGPAGLGATVFVLGASTTVLLVSLAFAYLLPAALAGVARRGDLSGAFDRGRLRRLAGDGGYFVGSVGALVVGASAVVLLGSLTALGRPGEVAALALSFYALVAVARLLGRGVAR from the coding sequence GTGTTCCGCGAGGCCCTGACCTATCCGGTCCGAGGAGACCACGAGACCCTTCTCGTCGGTGTCATTCTCTCGCTGGCGGTCGGTCTCCTCGCCAGACTCGGCGTCCTCGCGCTCCTCGCAGTCGTTCCCGTGGTCCTGCTGGCAGGCTATGCCCTCGCAGTCGTCCGGGCCACCGCGGAGTCCGGCGGTAGCACCGCGTCACTGCGCGAGGACTCGCCGCCCCGGTTCGGCGACTTCCGGGCGCTCGCAGGCGACGGCCTCCGGGCGCTGGTCGTCGCGGGTAGCTTCCTGCTGGTGCCGGCCGTCGGCCTCGCAGTGACGGTTCGCGGCGCGGCCGCCGGCGGTGGGCCGGCGGGACTGGGCGCGACCGTCTTCGTCCTCGGCGCAAGTACGACGGTCCTGCTGGTCTCGCTGGCGTTCGCCTACCTCCTGCCCGCGGCGCTGGCCGGGGTCGCCCGGCGTGGCGACCTCTCGGGGGCCTTCGACCGCGGGCGACTCCGCCGCCTCGCCGGCGACGGTGGCTACTTCGTCGGGTCGGTCGGAGCGTTGGTGGTCGGGGCGAGCGCAGTGGTCCTCCTCGGGTCGCTGACAGCACTGGGTCGGCCCGGCGAGGTGGCGGCGCTCGCGCTCTCGTTCTACGCGCTGGTCGCGGTCGCTCGGCTACTGGGTCGTGGAGTCGCTCGATGA
- a CDS encoding DUF4013 domain-containing protein gives MFETALRYLVDGDDGVETILVGGLLTLLGWLLIPAVLVAGYLQRVLARTNAGEDAPSFDDWADLFWDGLKAIGVTVAYFAVPVVLLTAVLASLVVFSVETTVTAEETVADPATVAEPVTNVGPDLLTVVIVFGGLALAGITSLVAWYALPAALNRLAVEDRFGAAFEFGRLWPVLTSEAYATGWLIALVVLVVGGALVSGLASIPLLGWALIPFASFYLNAVAFSLYGQGYRDATGTGRRESVEGERQTSA, from the coding sequence ATGTTCGAAACAGCACTCAGATACCTCGTGGACGGCGACGACGGCGTGGAGACGATTCTGGTCGGCGGACTCCTCACCCTTCTGGGGTGGCTCCTGATTCCGGCGGTGTTGGTCGCGGGCTACCTCCAGCGAGTTCTCGCGCGGACCAACGCCGGCGAGGACGCGCCGTCGTTCGACGACTGGGCCGACCTGTTCTGGGACGGCCTGAAGGCAATCGGCGTCACGGTAGCCTACTTCGCGGTGCCGGTGGTGTTGCTGACCGCGGTACTGGCGAGTCTGGTGGTGTTCTCGGTCGAGACCACGGTGACGGCCGAGGAGACCGTCGCCGACCCCGCCACCGTCGCCGAACCCGTCACGAACGTCGGTCCCGACCTTCTGACCGTCGTCATCGTCTTCGGCGGACTGGCGCTGGCCGGCATCACGTCGCTGGTCGCGTGGTACGCCCTCCCCGCCGCGCTCAACCGCCTCGCGGTCGAGGACCGATTCGGCGCGGCGTTCGAGTTCGGACGGCTCTGGCCGGTTCTGACGAGCGAGGCCTACGCGACCGGGTGGCTAATCGCGCTGGTGGTCCTCGTGGTCGGCGGCGCGCTGGTGAGCGGTCTGGCGTCGATTCCCCTCCTCGGGTGGGCGCTGATTCCGTTCGCGTCGTTCTACCTCAACGCCGTCGCGTTCTCGCTCTACGGACAGGGCTACCGCGATGCGACCGGGACCGGTCGTCGGGAGTCGGTCGAAGGCGAGCGCCAGACCTCGGCCTAA